AGCCCCGTTCACTCGGCGACAAAAGTTGGAACCCATTTGGTGAAAAGCCTGAGGCCACCAACGAAGATCCCCCGGACGCGTCCCAGTTTCGCGACGTAAACAAATGGGGGAGCTGTGGAGCTTGGGCCAATTCCGGGACGCGAGATCAACCGAAGCGCACAGCGAGCAGAATCACCGGAAATCGGTCGCTTCCAAATCCAATTTTCAATTATTTCCTTTACAAGTGTACAAAAGACTATCCTTCCCCTTCGCAAGAGGCGATTGAATTTTTCAGTGAGAATGTGGTATTGATTGAACCGAGGCAAGGTAGATGGTAGCCATGTAGCATGCGCTGATCGCATGTAGAGCACCATGTCCAAGCGATCCCAAGCGTCCATCGTGACACGACCCGCGCCTAAAAATAGCCGAGCTAAATTTACAGGGCCTCGAGGTCAGTGCAGAAATGGGTCAAAAGGAAACCATGAACCGACCAACAACACCGatcgcaaaaaaaaagttcaagCCTCATCCACATACCACTCAGCTCACCGGCCGGGGCGATCATAAAGAGCAAGTAAGAACCACCGTAGAGACCATTCCGTAAGACCCATGAGTGATGAAGCGCAAAAACaagaggcaaaaaaaaaagagaagataaCCAAATATTtagcgaaaagaaatacaaaCGCCACTAGCAGCACATTTCCCTACGTGGCAGCGTCGCACTTAGGAAGActcatcgtcctcttccGCAGCCTACGTGGAGGGTCAGCATGCCAGGTTCAATCGAGAGCGCCATCCCGCCATTCAGCATCGGGTCATGTACTTACAGCATTGTacttggccttctcctcttcgTAGCGCTTCTTGTCAGCGGCAGCCTTGGCGTCGTAGGGCTTGCGCTCAGTCTCGGACAGGGCCTTCCACTTGTCACCGAGCATCTTGCCGACCTGGCCTGTTGCGAGGGTCAGCCAGTGGCCATGTCACAAAGGACCGCGTGCAATCTTACCAAAGGTGATACCGGGGTTCTCCTCGCGAACCTTGTCACGGTTCTCGTTGGCGAAGAACATGTAGGCGGACAGACCGCGCTTGGGCGCGTTGGGGTCTACCAAGGAAATCAGAATCTACCGAGCTCGCCAGTCAATTGATGAGGTGAGCAGACTCACCCTTCTTGCGGCGCTGGACGCGCTCCTTGCCAGACTTGCGGGTGGTCTTCTCCTTAGGCATGGTGAACTATTCGAATCTGTTAGAGTTCGATCGCAGCGCAGGTGAGTGATGGGAGAGCGCCACGCCAAATGCTCacaaaagggagagagagagagacgagggGAGGGAATTGAGCAGCGGGGAAGCTATGCGACCACCGGCGACCACGAATtcgaagcaaaaaaaagctttGAAGAAATGGTGGTCTAGGTGCGCGTGCTGCGGTTGTGGAGTGGGAGCATGTCTGTGACGCGACTTTGCCCAGGCGCGTAGGAAATCCGTCTTCCCGTGACTCGGGGGCGGACGAAGATGGGACTTACTTGGATTCGAGAAAATAAAGAGAtcgattgaagaagaaatgaATCAGATCAAATCTAATATCAATGATCGCATGTTAGTGGTGGTTCGTGAGGAAATGTGATTGCTCCCATTGCGCGACCGTGATCGAAGTCGCAGTTGCGCAAGTGGAAAAAATGGCAATGAGGGTTCAAATGCAGAATCAAGGCCGATGAGAGAGGCCAAAAAGCGAGGGAAgaatggtggtggtggtggtgttgatATTCGGGGCCAATATCATCGGGATATAGTAGCCtttgggggagaggaggataTGCAGTACCTGAGATTGTATGGGCAGACAGTGTAGGGAGCAGTTGGTAGTGTAGGAGaaatgggagagagagtgagagaggggggagggcagTAGTAGTAGGGGAAGGGCGGGTCTCCTCTCAGTCTCTGTGACGGACCAACGACTGTGGGAACGGCAGCACAGAGCAAGGGCCACCCGCTGGCCGGAGAATGTAACGTACCGCTGGAATACATTACCAGCCTGCGGATTACGCAGTCCCCCTCATGTACTGTATCCAACGGCTGATTAGAGAGCTAGACCCCCTTATCGTCGAGTCGTTGACGATGAGGTTGGTTGAGTCTCTGATTTACAGACAAGGGCGAGAGGGATTtggcggcctttttttttcgctttctcttgcgtttttttttatttctctcAAATCGCACTTGGTCTGACTTGAGTCATCTAATCTGCTCAGTTGGCGTTCTACGGACAtatctgtctttttttcaattttaTCTCTGTAGGTGAAAATGTATCGCTGCAGGCTACTTTTCCTCGTGGTGGAGGCTTGACTGTCGACTCCGAAAAAGAGTTAGAGTCCTAACAGTGAGGTTAGGAGTCAATCAATCTCTCCCCTCGCAAAGTGAGAGAGGTGCTGAATTAACTTTGAAATGTTCCATGACTCCGATCGGCAGTAGATTGATCGAATAACAACAGCCTTCTTTGAGATATCACTTTTCTTAGTTCTTACTATCGGGGTGGGGATTACATTTATGATCCTTAGGTAGATGAGCCTTCGATTATCATGAGCTTACTACTATACAGGGCTGTGGACCACTGTACCCAAGGATTGTCTACTAGTCCTGTACTTTATACTGTGAGGCCTCGGCTCGCTCTTGGGCTCAACCCTCTATCTTCAGACTCGGTGAAGATATCCATCCATAAAGGCTTAATAAGATTTATGATGAGAGCAATTTCAAGTTTAACAGTGGGCTGTCACATCTCGCGCATGGCAGCGTTTCTTCAAAACTGGCCGTAGAGCGTACCTCATCACAGCGGGACAACGACGCAGGAAATGGCTGGcggaaatggaaagaaaaaacttACCTAAGCTATACACTGCACGTTAAATATGGATATACAATTTTTACATGATGGAGCGCGTCCGGCGCAGCCACTGTGTATTATTACGCTTTTGCCCGATGGCGACGGACGATAGTCTACAAATCTGCACTACCTGCTTGCACAGTACTGTAGGCCAGTAGGCCCTAGTGGCAACACCCGCGTGATGTGTGAAGAGATGAGGACCCGACTGCACCAATGACAAAGGCTACAGTGTGAGAGTACCGTATATTTAGTGGGGAATAGGTCGAAGGACGCATATATGCTGTATTGTACATGTCAATGTGTATAGAGCATCCTGCTGAGCAGGAAAATCCTATGGTACCGTACTGTAGGTGGCCAGGTATTTATGATACATAAGCTCTGCGTTTACAAAATACTTTACGTAGCCAGCAATTGGCGCTGTATCACGTCAGTTATGGTATTGTCGAACGGCTGGGACGAAAGCTGAAAGCTCTGGTAGTGGTACTTCCAATCGATGAAGCACGGAGCTATGACGAAAACTACATTCGTCAAGGAAAATGGAGTCTGGCAATCTGGCCAAAGGAAAATTTAAACGACGCACATAGCCGCATATTGATAAATCAGTTTTGAAGGAGCGAAGCTCTATGCGGGACGGTTGCTGGGCAGCCACCTAgtaaatagaaaaaaaatcgatttttcatttttctatCGTCGTATCGCCTGGAATAAAGACAGCAAGAGCTATCGAAATCTGAGTCTGCAGTCGAGAGCATGAGCTCTTCTCTTTGCGTATGTATGTATCGTATCACCTCTGATATGAACTTTAATCTACCTCCTGCTGTTCTGGATTGAATTTCCGTGTCATTCTGGTCATGCATAAGCCTACAGCGCTCAGGCTCAGTAGCTCAAGGTAAGGACCTGTCGGGCTCCGGGGGGCAGTGCCCGTTGCGAGACTAGTTTGAGCACTCGCTCTCTTATGGACATGGTCGGCGCACCCTCAATAGCAATCGTCAGCAATCAGCATACTTTGGTCCAGCCCCCAAATTTGCGCTCTGGTGGATCGGCGGGTTTCACAAGATTGCCTTtgcaatcttctccaaggGCGAAGAAACTCAATTCGATACAATGGCCAGGCCAGTTGGGCCGTTCATGTCCACATGTATTAGTGCTTCCTGCAAAAACTCAGTCCAGTACATTTGCATCAGTCTCGCTAGGAGCAATGCAAGTACTACAATAACGCTGATGTTGATCTTTAACTTATGTCCAGTTTGAATTTGTTGGGGCATCTTATATTCATGTTGAATCTACTGACTAGTGGAGGTCACTGGCTAATCTCGGGGAGGAGCGGCAAGGAGCAGGCTGTGTCGTGTCCCAAGGGTGGGAGGAATCGACGATATCAAGGTATCAATAAAGACTGTGGAAGGGGGACTCTCTCAGAGGACCGCTGTCCCCATTTGAATATAGCAGCAATAGCAACGATGCGCTCTGCTTGTCTTGATACTATCAAAGCCTTACCTTTCGCATCATTACCTCGGGTGTGATTGTGCCACAGCAGTCCACCT
The nucleotide sequence above comes from Penicillium oxalicum strain HP7-1 chromosome II, whole genome shotgun sequence. Encoded proteins:
- a CDS encoding Non-histone chromosomal protein 6, which produces MPKEKTTRKSGKERVQRRKKDPNAPKRGLSAYMFFANENRDKVREENPGITFGQVGKMLGDKWKALSETERKPYDAKAAADKKRYEEEKAKYNAAAEEDDESS